A region of Micromonospora sp. WMMD882 DNA encodes the following proteins:
- the fabG gene encoding 3-oxoacyl-ACP reductase FabG → MAGERRVAIVTGAARGIGAATARRLAADGLAVAVVDLDESATRETVDAIAAAGGQALGVGADVADRARVEAAVARVAAELGPPTVLVNNAGVLRDNLLFKMTDTDWDTVLGVHLRGAFLVSQAAQRHMVEQRWGRIVNLSSTSALGNRGQANYAAAKAGMQGFTKTLAIELGPFGVTVNAVAPGFVVTDMTAATAARMKVDFAQLQQHAAAEIPVRRVGRPEDVAHTISFLVSEGAGFVSGQVVYVAGGPRD, encoded by the coding sequence ATGGCTGGGGAACGCCGGGTCGCGATCGTCACCGGAGCCGCGCGGGGGATCGGCGCGGCCACCGCCCGGCGGCTGGCCGCCGACGGTCTGGCCGTCGCGGTGGTGGACCTCGACGAGTCCGCGACGCGGGAGACCGTCGACGCGATCGCCGCGGCCGGCGGGCAGGCGCTCGGCGTCGGCGCGGACGTCGCGGACCGGGCCCGGGTGGAGGCCGCCGTGGCGCGGGTCGCCGCCGAGCTGGGCCCGCCGACCGTGCTGGTCAACAACGCCGGGGTGCTCCGCGACAACCTGCTGTTCAAGATGACCGACACGGACTGGGACACCGTGCTGGGCGTGCACCTGCGCGGGGCGTTCCTGGTCAGCCAGGCCGCCCAGCGGCACATGGTCGAGCAGCGGTGGGGGCGGATCGTCAACCTCTCCAGCACGTCCGCGCTCGGCAACCGGGGGCAGGCCAACTACGCCGCCGCCAAGGCCGGTATGCAGGGCTTCACCAAGACCCTGGCGATCGAGCTGGGGCCGTTCGGGGTGACGGTGAACGCGGTCGCGCCCGGCTTCGTCGTCACCGACATGACCGCCGCCACCGCCGCCCGGATGAAGGTCGACTTCGCGCAGTTGCAGCAGCACGCCGCCGCCGAGATCCCGGTCCGCCGGGTCGGGCGGCCCGAGGACGTGGCGCACACCATCTCGTTCCTGGTCAGCGAGGGCGCCGGCTTCGTCTCCGGTCAGGTGGTCTACGTGGCCGGCGGCCCCCGCGACTGA